One genomic window of Elaeis guineensis isolate ETL-2024a chromosome 2, EG11, whole genome shotgun sequence includes the following:
- the LOC105048881 gene encoding transcription factor bHLH150: MENQDNNNRSLSFINTPTPINAGFLERGRRIKMAAEMGLVESSSGRHWSRALRGRLLRRKGNSACGCQEEGSTPPKKVAEDLVGEDGDEEVMEIERRVRALQKLVPGGEDLPMDQLFEETADYIEALQGQVNVMRALASLLDGLEKEKRLMGR; encoded by the coding sequence ATGGAGAACCAAGACAACAACAACAGAAGCCTCTCCTTCATCAACACACCTACCCCCATCAATGCCGGTTTCCTGGAGAGGGGAAGGCGGATCAAGATGGCGGCCGAGATGGGCCTCGTTGAGTCCTCCAGCGGCCGCCATTGGAGTCGCGCCCTCCGCGGCCGCCTCCTCCGAAGGAAAGGGAACAGTGCATGCGGCTGCCAGGAAGAAGGCTCAACTCCTCCTAAGAAGGTGGCTGAAGACTTGGTTGGAGAAGACGGAGACGAAGAGGTAATGGAGATAGAGAGAAGGGTGAGAGCTCTTCAAAAGCTAGTCCCGGGCGGGGAGGACTTGCCCATGGACCAGCTCTTCGAGGAGACGGCAGACTACATCGAGGCGCTCCAGGGGCAGGTGAATGTGATGAGAGCGCTTGCCAGCTTGCTTGATGGgttggagaaggagaagaggttgATGGGACGGTGA
- the LOC140855364 gene encoding uncharacterized protein, giving the protein MANPITMQDLEGLLDRLITVATRSGGSSRDSGLLNALQVAVKLDGPTTYLQWERSTRLLVQGRGLEGYLTGTKKKPVNNEQDMAQWRMENSVVLAFLLNTMTSNVARSVQLLETAQEVWETVAQMFSQKQNSAQAFEIRSQLRQLRQGDLSITEYATELKRLWSEADHYITFAPQCSIDVDGFQKYLEEERVQDFLYGLNPEYESVRVQLLARDILPSLGQVFSTVLSEETRRRVTSDSNSSIRSALTVQPQQVGEKVCFHCKKPGHTKAFCWDFHGRPNQPGRGSRGRGGRRSGGRTGGQNHVRGSAQANLSEETEGAIHSLSTEEYQTFRRMMEKYESSSNTTPSTLEQSSHQDEYRDSSLFAHSGHDKVRIADGSFTSISGKRSIDCTPNLRLSSEQKTGKILGGGRMHNGLYYLSTDEKSMSSSLTGPSVGKLDPRALKCVFVGYPATQKGYKCYYPPERQMLVTIDVTFRETEAYYGSHLSDNKTPELFLPGDFLYTPNSGAQGEYPSIENDVQREPSIEESSVHSPPIAQLDVKNAFLHGNLQEEVYMQIPPGFETRATVGKVCKLKRSLYGLKQSPRTWFDRFSRTIKGMGYRQSNADDTLFYRHLKGKKTILLVYVDDINHRTVTDGGTPVDRERYQRLVGKLIYLSHTRPDIAYAVSVISQYMHDPRESHMERAFRVLRYLKGCPGRGLLFSQHNTFQVEGFTDADWAGSLDDRRSTSGYCTYVGGNLVTWRSKKQSVVARSSAEAEYRAMALGICELLWLQKLLQELQLLNKFPLRLYCDNKAAIEIVSNPIQHDRTKHIEIDRHFIKEKINQGQICITYIRSSDQVADILTKGLSSLSFSGLTDKMGLRDIFASS; this is encoded by the exons aTGGCCAATCCGATtactatgcaagatcttgaaggtCTGCTGGATCGGCTTATTACAGTTGCCACTCGATCAGGAGGTTCGTCAAGAGATAGTGGATTGCTGAATGCTCTTCAAGTGGCTGTAAAACTTGATGGCCCAACGACATATTTACAATGGGAGAGGAGCACTCGTCTACTTGTACAAGGGCGAGGCTTGGAGGGATATCTCACCGGCACAAAGAAGAAACCTGttaataatgagcaggatatggcccaatggagaatggagaactctgttGTTCTAGCATTTCTTCTAAATACCATGACATCAAATGTGGCAAGAAGTGTGCAATTGCTGGAGACTGCACAAGAAGTCTGGGAGACGGTGGCCCAAATGTTCTCACAAAAACAGAATTCTGCTCAAGCATTTGAGATCCGTTCTCAATTACGTCAGCTTCGTCAGGGAGATTTATCTATTACTGAATATGCCACCGAGTTGAAACGTCTTTGGTCCGAAGCTGATCATTATATAACTTTTGCTCCACAATGCTCCATCGATGTTGATGGATTTCAGAAATATTTAGAAGAAGAACGGGTCCAGGACTTTCTATATGGTCTGAATCCGGAATATGAATCTGTCAGAGTTCAGCTCCTCGCCAGAGATATTTTACCTAGTTTAGGTCAAGTTTTCTCTACTGTTTTAAGCGAGGAGACACGGCGACgagtgacttctgactccaatagTTCTATAAGATCAGCTCTTACCGTACAACCACAGCAAGTAGGTGAGAAGGtatgttttcattgtaaaaagccTGGGCACACTAAGGCATTTTGCTGGGATTTCCATGGCCGTCCAAATCAGCCTGGGCGTGGTAGTCGAGGCCGTGGTGGTCGTCGTAGTGGTGGAAGAACTGGAGGACAGAATCATGTTCGTGGATCTGCCCAAGCCAATCTCTCTGAAGAGACCGAGGGTGCTATACACAGCTTATCTACAGAAGAGTATCAGACCTTCCGACGAATGATGGAAAAGTATGAATCATCTTCTAACACCACACCTTCTACTCTGGAACAGTCTAGCCACCAGGACGAATATCGTGATTCTTCCCTTTTTGCACACTCAG GACATGACAAGGTCAGAATAGCTGATGGATCTTTTACCTCTATTTCAGGAAAAAGATCCATTGACTGTACTCCTAACttaagattatcatca GAGCAGAAAACGGGGAAGATACTTGGGGGTGGTAGAATGCACAATGGACTCTATTATCTATCAACTGATGAGAAAAGTATGAGCTCTTCTTTGACGGG ACCTTCAGTAGGAAAACTAGATCCACGAGCATTAAAATGTGTCTTTGTCGGTTACCCTGCTACTCAAAAGGGATACAAGTGCTATTATCCTCCTGAGCGACAAATGCTTGTTACTATTGATGTTACTTTTCGAGAAACTGAAGCTTATTATGGAAGTCATCTATCTGATAATAAGACACCAGAATTATTTCTTCCGGGTGACTTTCTATACACACCAAATTCTGGTGCCCAGGGGGAGTATCCTAGTATTGAGAATGATGTTCAGAGGGAGCCTAGTATTGAAGAGTCCAGTGTGCATTCACCACCAATTGCCCAG TTAGATGTAAAGAATGCATTTCTTCATGGAAATCTTCAGGAGGAAGTATACATGCAGATACCACCAGGATTTGAGACTAGAGCAACAGTTGGAAAAGTCTGTAAGCTAAAGCGCTCACTTTATGGTCTTAAACAGTCTCCTCGAACCTGGTTTGATCGATTCAGTCGGACTATAAAAGGAATGGGATATAGACAGAGTAATGCAGATGATACTCTATTCTATAGACATCTCAAGGGAAAGAAAACTATACTGttggtttatgttgatgatatt aatcatcgaaCAGTGACAGATGGTGGAACTCCTGTTGATCGAGAAAGGTATCAACGGTTAGTTGGAAAGCTGATATATCTTTCACATACAAGACCCGACATAGCCTATGCTGTCAGTGTCATCAGTCAATACATGCATGATCCACGAGAATCACATATGGAGAGAGCTTTCAGAGTATTACGCTATCTGAAAGGATGTCCTGGTCGTGGTTTGTTGTTCTCCCAACACAACACATTCCAGGTTGAGGGATTTACTGATGCAGATTGGGCTGGATCATTGGATGATAGGCGATCTACTTCGGGGTATTGTACATATGTAGGGGGTAATTTAGTTACCTGGAGAAGCAAGAAACAGTCAGTGGtggctagatcatcagcagaagctgaatatagagcaatggctctaggcatATGTGAACTTCTTTGGCTTCAGAAACTGCTTCAGGAATTACAACTTCTAAACAAATTTCCTCTTCGGTTATATTGTGACAACAAAGCAGCGATTGAGATTGTAAGCAATCCGATACAGCATGATCGTACCAAACACATCGAGATTGACCGTCATTTTATCAAAGAAAAGATTAATCAGGGCCAGATCTGCATTACCTATATTCGGTCCTCTGATCAGGTGGCAGACATTCTAACTAAAGGGCTTAGCTCATTGTCCTTTTCTGGATTGACTGACAAGATGGGGCTTCGAGATATCTTCGcctcatcttga